In Pseudomonadales bacterium, a single window of DNA contains:
- a CDS encoding ABC transporter permease subunit, translating to MGMTLIIARREFAAYFATPLAYVFVLIFLMLSGAFTFYLGGFYERGQADLVAFFSFHPWLYLFLVPALAMRLWAEERKSGTIELLLTLPISRLQAVLGKFLAAWLFTGLALVLTFPLWITVNVLGSPDNGVILASYAGSWLMAAGFIAIGSCMSALTRNQVIAFILTAVACLLFILSGFPLVLDTVSAWAPRTVVDAVASMSFLTRFNSVARGVIGLQDLLFFVALTVVWLVATTVVIELKQAD from the coding sequence ATGGGCATGACGCTGATCATCGCGCGCCGTGAATTCGCGGCGTATTTCGCGACGCCGCTCGCCTATGTGTTCGTACTGATTTTCCTGATGCTGAGCGGTGCATTCACGTTCTACCTCGGTGGATTCTACGAACGGGGCCAGGCCGACCTGGTGGCGTTCTTCAGTTTTCACCCCTGGCTGTATCTGTTCCTGGTGCCTGCGCTCGCGATGCGCTTGTGGGCAGAGGAACGCAAGAGCGGCACGATCGAACTGTTGCTCACGCTGCCGATATCACGTCTGCAGGCGGTACTCGGCAAGTTCCTTGCTGCCTGGCTGTTCACGGGACTCGCGCTCGTACTGACCTTTCCGCTGTGGATCACGGTGAACGTGCTGGGCAGTCCTGACAACGGCGTGATTCTCGCAAGCTACGCAGGGAGCTGGCTGATGGCAGCCGGTTTCATCGCGATCGGTTCGTGCATGTCGGCACTGACCCGCAACCAGGTGATTGCGTTCATTCTTACCGCCGTGGCGTGCCTGCTGTTCATCCTGAGCGGCTTTCCGCTGGTTCTGGACACGGTGAGCGCCTGGGCGCCACGCACCGTGGTCGATGCGGTCGCATCGATGAGCTTCCTTACCCGCTTCAATTCCGTGGCACGCGGTGTGATCGGCTTGCAGGACCTGCTTTTCTTTGTCGCGCTGACCGTGGTCTGGCTGGTGGCGACGACCGTTGTGATCGAGCTGAAACAGGCGGACTGA
- a CDS encoding Gldg family protein yields the protein MSSKTYPRAVLALLVVGFLAFMALDTQLFGRIRLDLTENRMYSVSPGTREIIAGIREPIDLYLFFSDRATRDIAPLRAHAQRVRELLQEYALFADGRIRLHVIDPAPFSEDEDRAAQFGLQAVPLGNGSDEVYFGLAGSNAWGEQQVIPFFQPEREEFLEYELSKMLAALTTVKKPVIGVVSGLQINGGFDTMSGQPTPAWVVMEQLQQGFDVRNIAYTADAIDPDVTTLMVVHPAGLPRPLAYAIDQFVLKGGKAIVYVDPYCESARTSANPLEQGPGETSSNLPELFAAWGVEFASDKVVGDPATALQISTAADRAPVAHIAFLGLGPDDITKADAVSGSLESINLGMAGALEPATGAHTQFEPLLQTSEQAGLLDAVQVQMTSDPRKLLDGFTPVGRRLTLAARISGPVKSAFDGPQIEGHEHVAEAAEINVIVVADADLLADRFWVQVQDFFGQKVASAWADNGAFAHNAIENLSGSSALIGIRSRGRYTRPFELVQQIRRSADARYRESAELLQQRLDETERQLGELQRSTQESNQLVLSAEQEQTLLRFQDEKLRIRKQLRDVRHQLDRDIERLGTLLKVLNIVVMPLMLTLLLVLWHRWRLRRGLAFTRHERTRSCG from the coding sequence ATGAGTAGCAAGACCTACCCGCGTGCGGTTCTGGCGTTGCTGGTTGTCGGATTCCTTGCCTTCATGGCACTCGACACCCAATTGTTCGGCCGCATTCGTCTCGACCTGACCGAGAACCGCATGTATTCGGTCTCGCCGGGGACGCGCGAGATCATTGCAGGAATTCGCGAACCGATTGACCTGTACCTGTTCTTTTCGGACCGCGCAACCCGCGACATCGCACCGCTGCGCGCCCACGCGCAGCGCGTACGCGAGTTGCTGCAGGAGTACGCGCTGTTCGCAGACGGGCGTATCCGCCTGCACGTGATCGATCCGGCTCCATTTTCCGAAGACGAGGACCGGGCAGCCCAGTTCGGGCTGCAGGCCGTGCCGCTCGGCAATGGCAGTGACGAGGTCTACTTCGGGCTCGCCGGCAGCAACGCCTGGGGCGAGCAGCAGGTGATTCCGTTCTTCCAGCCCGAGCGCGAAGAATTCCTCGAGTACGAACTCAGCAAGATGCTGGCCGCGCTGACGACGGTAAAAAAGCCGGTCATCGGTGTCGTTTCGGGTCTGCAGATCAACGGTGGCTTCGACACGATGAGCGGCCAGCCGACGCCGGCCTGGGTCGTCATGGAGCAACTGCAGCAGGGCTTCGATGTGCGCAACATCGCGTACACCGCGGATGCGATCGATCCCGACGTGACCACGCTGATGGTCGTGCATCCGGCCGGGCTGCCGCGCCCGCTTGCCTACGCGATCGACCAGTTCGTGCTGAAGGGCGGCAAGGCAATCGTGTACGTCGATCCGTATTGCGAATCCGCTCGCACCTCGGCGAATCCGCTGGAACAGGGGCCCGGCGAGACTTCGTCGAACCTGCCGGAGCTGTTTGCTGCCTGGGGTGTCGAATTTGCGAGCGACAAGGTCGTCGGTGATCCGGCCACTGCATTGCAGATCAGCACTGCAGCGGATCGTGCGCCGGTTGCGCATATCGCCTTTCTCGGTCTTGGACCGGACGACATCACCAAGGCCGACGCGGTGAGCGGTAGCCTGGAGTCGATCAATCTCGGAATGGCCGGTGCACTGGAACCCGCCACGGGCGCACACACGCAATTCGAACCGCTGCTGCAGACGAGCGAACAGGCAGGCTTGCTCGATGCGGTGCAGGTGCAGATGACGAGTGATCCCCGAAAGCTCCTCGACGGATTCACCCCCGTGGGCAGACGTCTCACGCTCGCCGCACGTATCAGTGGCCCGGTGAAATCCGCCTTTGATGGTCCACAGATCGAGGGACACGAGCACGTTGCCGAGGCTGCCGAGATCAACGTGATCGTGGTCGCCGATGCTGACCTTCTGGCGGACCGGTTCTGGGTCCAGGTGCAGGACTTCTTCGGGCAGAAGGTTGCGTCAGCGTGGGCCGATAACGGTGCGTTCGCGCACAATGCCATCGAGAATCTCTCGGGCAGCTCGGCGCTGATCGGCATCCGCAGCCGCGGTCGCTACACACGCCCATTCGAACTGGTGCAGCAGATCCGCCGCAGTGCCGATGCGCGCTATCGCGAGAGCGCGGAATTGTTGCAACAGCGCCTCGACGAGACGGAACGCCAGCTGGGTGAACTGCAGCGCAGCACGCAGGAGAGCAACCAGCTGGTGCTGTCGGCCGAGCAGGAGCAGACACTGCTGCGCTTCCAGGACGAAAAGCTGAGGATCCGCAAGCAGCTGCGCGACGTACGTCATCAGCTCGATCGTGACATCGAACGCCTCGGAACGCTGCTGAAGGTGCTGAACATCGTCGTGATGCCGTTGATGCTCACGCTGCTGCTCGTGCTGTGGCACCGGTGGCGTTTGCGCCGCGGCCTTGCGTTCACGCGCCACGAGAGGACGCGTTCATGCGGATGA
- a CDS encoding DUF4340 domain-containing protein, which translates to MRMNQKGRLALAAGVVAVMVALVAIFGYHDQRAPAWTTQERWLPELATRLAQVNKVRLRSGASVVTLVREGEHWGVEERDGFPAAFRQLQTLLDALASGRLIERKTSQPQYLGRLGLVDIERPDSDAVQVEVWAGDDEPLVRVLIGNSGGARGGRFVRAASEQQAWLIDTAPQPLADPADWIERKLLGVAFTRVEAVERERGDQREFLATRNASGDDASLNAQSLPAGKAPRYISVFDAAARSILTMEPEDVRKATEGDHADAVLTRITCFDGLQIEARAHKAADGNWMTLAVRVDAARVPPDAQDSGARPVAEPTQSPLAVREEAARLARRIDGWAFKVSDYVVGEATKPLADYIQDEKPAAKPADGAHSR; encoded by the coding sequence ATGCGGATGAACCAGAAGGGCAGGCTGGCGCTGGCGGCGGGTGTGGTTGCCGTGATGGTCGCGCTGGTGGCGATTTTCGGCTACCACGATCAGCGTGCCCCTGCATGGACAACGCAGGAACGCTGGCTGCCGGAGCTGGCGACAAGGCTGGCGCAGGTGAACAAGGTGCGACTGCGCTCGGGTGCGAGTGTCGTCACGTTGGTGCGTGAAGGCGAACACTGGGGTGTCGAAGAACGCGACGGCTTTCCGGCCGCTTTCAGGCAATTGCAGACGCTGCTCGACGCACTCGCCAGTGGACGCCTGATCGAACGCAAGACTTCGCAGCCCCAGTATCTGGGGCGGCTCGGACTGGTCGACATCGAACGTCCCGACAGTGACGCAGTGCAGGTCGAGGTGTGGGCTGGCGACGACGAGCCGCTCGTACGTGTGCTGATCGGCAACAGCGGCGGGGCGCGCGGGGGACGTTTCGTGCGTGCAGCGAGCGAACAGCAGGCGTGGTTGATCGACACGGCACCACAGCCGCTCGCTGACCCCGCAGACTGGATCGAACGCAAGCTGCTCGGTGTGGCGTTCACGCGCGTGGAGGCAGTCGAACGTGAACGCGGCGACCAGCGGGAATTCCTCGCCACGCGCAACGCCTCGGGAGACGACGCTTCGCTGAATGCGCAATCCCTGCCTGCGGGCAAGGCGCCGCGCTACATCAGCGTCTTCGACGCTGCTGCACGTTCGATTCTCACCATGGAACCCGAAGATGTGCGCAAGGCAACCGAAGGCGATCACGCGGATGCGGTGCTGACACGCATCACGTGTTTCGACGGACTGCAGATCGAGGCTCGTGCACACAAGGCCGCCGACGGCAACTGGATGACGCTCGCAGTGCGGGTCGATGCAGCCCGGGTGCCGCCGGATGCCCAGGACAGCGGCGCAAGGCCCGTGGCGGAGCCAACGCAGTCACCCCTTGCAGTGCGCGAGGAGGCCGCACGCCTGGCACGGCGTATCGATGGCTGGGCGTTCAAGGTCTCCGATTACGTCGTTGGCGAAGCGACGAAGCCGCTCGCCGACTACATCCAGGACGAAAAACCGGCAGCAAAGCCTGCTGATGGAGCACACAGCCGATGA